The Ipomoea triloba cultivar NCNSP0323 chromosome 14, ASM357664v1 region atttttatttaaaaaataaatgcatGCTTTCCACTAAAGTcgcattgaaaaaaaaaactctttacaCCATCATAGTTAATAAGGGGGGAGGGACTCAGCTATAATAATTACATGCAGTGTCAGCATTATGCACTCACTTCCACACCATCTATTTTACAGGAGAATCTCTTCCCAGGCAATGACTTTATTCGAGGACAGCCTTTCTTCTGAAAGAACTCCCACGCAATATCAGGAGTTTGCCCACTAGTTGATTGGCCATCTGTAGAACTAATCTGTGCAGAGAGAAAGGCAGGCTTCAATGTAACATCAATAACAATaatgcattttctatttttctagcAGTTGAATCATTGCAACACACCATGAAAAGGGGCCCATTAAGGCCTTCAAGGATTTCCATTTTATAGGTAACTCCATTTTGATTACGTAAAGCTTTGTACCCAACAGGATAAGGATAGCGGTCTTTGCcctaaaagaaaaaacaatagaATATGAAGTTAAGcataaatcaaaattatgtAGAGCATGACAAAGATATGGCTATACACTTGTGACTCAGGAGTTGTGTCTTATATGGTAGTTCCTAGGGGCATAGATATAGCCCTTTCATACAAAGCATATAAATAGCAAACTGGATAGAAGCAAAATTAAGACATCATCTTTgagattttaaaaattggaGGACCTACAAAACCTACTTCAAAATCCATAGCTGAAGGTCCATAGACAAAActaaacaaagtaatattaggTAAGATGTCTTAaagattaatataaaatacgGCGTAATAACTATGCATCCTTACTAACAACTTCAGCTTTTATATGAGGTGGAACACATACTTCAATAAGGTATCCAAGTAGGGGCAAAGGTCTTAAGTTTTAAATCTCAATCACAAACAGATCATCAAAATATTTCCACATATTTGTCCcatcaaaatgaaattaaaaaatgtggCTCACACTCAATGGGACATGTTGAggatgaatataaaaataaaaataaaaaaaaaaaaattaatgtgtaTATCTTATTAATGACACTTCAGTTTCCTGATGACAGATGTTAACATAACCCTTAAAAACAAACTATGAATGATCAATGaccaattcttttttttttttccagcttGAAGGCAAACAACACATTTAGAAGACTAAAGTTATCAAGAACAGACATTTATACATTTTCTCCACATAATCCAGTTATAGAGTAACAATTTGTCCATCATGCACTCATTTGATACTACTCATACTTGTGCACAAATTATACATTTGCTGAAGGTAAGACCAATTAACTCAAAAAGGAAAATGCATAGATATCAATAAGCACAAATACATATGCACACAATATGTATCAAATTCAGCAAAAAGTGTCACCATCTTATTGAGGGAGGAGATCATATACAAACAAACTAGCAAGATTACAACGTACACAGCTAATATTGCTTTAGAAACACTGAATTACAGAGAAATGTTAGTGTTTAGTTTAGAGAACTTGTAGGTGCCAAAGACCATGCCTTGAGCTTACAGGCGATGTACCTCTCAAATTGCTAACGGTACTAGAGAAAAGTGCCTTGTTAGTATAGTGCCTGCAGGCACAGTATAATTTTCTTCTAATATATGTTCAATTTGCACAATGATATGAGATTTTGAACTTCAATTGCCCTCCAAAATTTATATCTTATGAAAAGTTAATGATTAATCattacaaaatatgaaattataagaaGCAATAAACTAGGAGGGACGATCATATAGAAAGGAAACGGAAAATCGAACCCTAGAGGAGCTCCAATACTTCTTGTCCCAAAGACCGCTGTAAAGCTTGCCGATAGAGACGATCTCCAGCCCGTCGGATTTCTCATCCATAGCAGCTCACGGAATTCTTTTTTCTCCTTCTCTGTTTCTCTATCTTCGATTCTTCGTATCTATGTTTCACTGTTTTTAGAGAGAATAGAGTATCCGAATAGGAGATCCAGGGAGGGAGAGCCGAAGAGGGCAGCAAATTTCGAGAGTTCAAATGGCGGGAACCCAATTTGACGTACGAACACTTCCCTCcattttatttccattattttactttttcaatGTTTTAAATATCCTTTTTAATCCTCCCCTCGCCACCattttttggcaaattatgctatgaaccCGGAGTAACATTACAAGGTATACCCTTATTCATatacacaattttagaattttatgttcacaattttaaaactctgtattcacaattttaaaactcaatatatgttcacaattttagaattcaatattcgcaattttaaaattctatattcacaattttagaactttatatttacaattttaaatcgCAATACACacaattacattactcaatattcacaattttttaattctatattcaaaattttgttatatatattcaaaaattgcgttatactattgaatatagatgATGGGGAATATACCTCGGGACAACAGCGGCCAAAGGCATATGGGGTCGAATACAATGCCCTTCGAACGCCTCTTAGGTCGGGTATAACAAACCAACCGTATCCCCTTCCCGATCTACCATCCATAACCCTGTGGAAAAGGTCATGTCAAGATCAGTTCGGAAGTCGGTGATCGACCCGACCTCACTCCCTTTAACATGATCGATTCCCTTTCCCCTGACTAGGAAACTCAGCAATAATTGTTAGTCACGTGTACGACTTTTTTAACTACACGGGTTATAACTGATGCATGTCCTCCACATGCTTAGCATGCCGAGAGCCCGGGAGCTGTTCCCCACCTGACCTATAAATACCCACATTTAATGAGGTAAGAGGATCTTTTGACTGTTTTCGGAGTAGACTAATTAAAGAGCTCGGGACCTATAATTATTGGCCCCGTTCCCGACCTAATATAATACAACTTTCGTACTCTTACTCACAGATACTATATCGGTGTCGTATTGTGGTCGGTATTTACTCcatcaatataattatgaaattatgaatatagagttctgaaattatgaacatagagttctaaaattgtgaactctatattcacaacttgttatgtagattaaaaaattgtgttacaGTGTTGAATATCgagttatgaaattgttgatatagagttttgtaattgtgaatatatatatagttctaaaattgtgaatataaagttctaaaagtGTGAACATGGATCCGGGACCATCGCATAACAACCACCATTTTTTTTGTCAGGCCATGATGTGTCCTGGTAGTCCCTTTAAGCCCGAACCTCAATACAATAGGAGATTCGAATTCTCGACCTCTCTTAAGTAACAATAGTGCACAACCACTCATGCCAAGTTGCCAACTAAGTTGGCTCCACACCACCACTTTTTTAAACTCTAATTTTGATacctcaattatttttattttaaaatgtcaaatatGGTCTTTTAATCCTTTAAGTAagtaaatgtaattttaaaatttgtgctAAGTTGTTCGTGTGGTCCCTCCACTTGACAAAATTGGTGAACAATTAAGGGATCAAATTAACAATTTGAGAAAAATTGACGTTTTACACTTTTACattgcaaaataaaaaattgattacaAGATAGAAGTGcatgtaattttttctttaaaaatataattacttaacaATTTTCTTATAGGGAGTTTGGTATGTTCTTATCAATTAAattattgagaaaatatttccaaTAAATGCATTTAATTGTAATaactttacaaaaaaaaataattaacaataacaattaATATGATGAGAACTATTGTGTTTGTATTAAACAACTCAATCATGATTGTAAAGGTTACAAAGGTATATATAAGAGAAGAGTTATAGCCAGACTAGAACATAGTGTGACTCAAacatgtagagtcctaatactcccctcAAGCGGAGGGTATAATAGTAACTTGCAGCTTGTTTCTCAAGAAAGAAAACCTGGGCGGCATACTCCCCTCAAGCGGAGGGTATAATAGTAACTTGCAGCTTGTTTCTCAAGAAAGAAAACCTGGGCGGCATAGGCGCTTAGCTTGACCCTAAATTAATAGTGAGAATGCTCATTTATTGTTTGATATTGTTAGGGTCGAGAATTTAATTACCACTACAGAAATAAGTATAGCTAGTAGCTcagacacaactttatttctttttatatgcTTAAAGATAAGGCCCTTAAAGTATTTGCTCAACAATCCTTCTAGACACCTAGTGCTGCACTTGGCCCTTCCGGGCTCTGCCCAACAATTTCCTATAGCTAGCCACTTGAATTACACTTGCCCCACACACATGTCATCCTTAATCGCACAATTTACCGCTTGGTAGGGTTAAATGCTAAAACAACTCGCTTGTTAGGGTTAAATACTaaaacaactttattttttttgtacttGCATAATAGTCAATACCACGTTTCGAAAGACAAGGTGTTGGGTTTGGCCATTCATGCCTCTGCCCAACTAATATATTTGTACTCAACAAGAAAAAACATGCATGAACTAAAAGAGGGTGGAAATGATACCATATATACTACACTCTTCGCATAAAGCTGCTCATGAACAAAAGGTACATTTTgcaaattattacaaaatataaagCATGAAATCCCATACTTCATAGTATTTTatcctttgtatatatatatgtatgatcaAATGATgatatacaaaatataatagaaatcaACAAATCAAAGAATACAGTTACCTAATTAACTTGCCTTTCTTAATTCTCTTAGCATAGGCATCTAGCTAGATGAGTGTTTGATGCCATAGTATACCAAAACATGTGTGCTTtcaaagtaataatataatagacaTTTCAAATCCAAAATCATGATAGGTTAATTACCCGCTAGTAAAGCAGTAGAAGAGATTATTACTCTCCAGCTGCTTGGTTTGAGCAGATAAATTTCTTTGGTGTTCCACCCTTTGGAGATGGGTAGACAGCTGCTCCAAATCAATGGTCGGTCCATTTTCTGCAGATTCAGAATTCTCATCCATTTCACCTTCATAATAAACGCTCATCATGGTTCCATCAACAGCATCATACCCACTTCTTCTCCCTTCCATTTCAAGGACTCCAGAGCACAAGCCGAGATCCCAATCCGAAGCTAGAATGTTTGCAGGGATTTCTGGGTGGGAAGAGAGAAGAGAGTGAGCACAACTACTGGGATTTTCACCAGTGGGGAATTCTTGAATGAGATAATCTGGTTTTTGCGTACCATGGGTCTTGGACTTTTTGGGCGCTCCTAGCTTGGAGAAAGAGATGTGCTTCTCGTCCGTTTTGGTGGACCTGATGCTGCTAGTGTTCTCTAGCTCTTGACAGAAGTAATTGACAGGGAGTAATTCTGGTAAAAAAAATTGCTCTGTCTGCAAGGTTGTCATATCGAAGAACCTTGGACCTGCATGCCATGAAAGTTGTatgaataaaatcaataaatacTGTGGCGCGCCAAAGGCAATCTCAGATCCTTCGCTTCGGTCATGTTAAATTatagataaaaagaaaatataaaatttcaaaagcCCTGGCCACCTAGTGCTGGATTTGGCATCTCATgcccaattgttataccatgaactagAGTTCATTTGTATTGTGAACcctgattaaaaaattatttgtttgcagttaacacattttatacttGCGGTtaacaattttttgtatttgtaaacaaattgaaaagcACAAAACATGGTAATTACATATGCGTCATAcgcataacatgataactactagcacataaattgttaactacaGGTACAAAAAATGTTAACCGCAGACACATAAGATgtttaacatgttatgtgtctgcaattaacatattttgtacgtgcagttaacaatttatgtgtctgtagttataATGTCTGTAATTATATGTGacgtgccttcaatttatttacagatacaaaaataattaactacaTGTACAAAATGTATCAATTGGTACAATCCAAAATGCAAGATAGACCCTcatctatggtataatttgctctTCATGACTCTCCCTAACAATCCCCCAACACCTATTAGCCTTAACTGCACAGTTGAAAAGAGGATGTTGGACTTGACTCTTCAGACCTCCACCAACAATTCCCTAACCACTTGGTGTTGAACTTGGCCCTTCAAGCCTCTGCCCAACCGGAACTAAAATCAACTAAATATCCCTACATCATACggtatagctagtagcgaaatgtaactttatttctttatataccatcacattttcaaaaaaacaaggTGCTGGGCTTGACCCTTTGGGCCTCCGCCCAACGATTTCTAGTCACCTGATATTGGACTTGATCCTACACCAACCTTCAGCCAATAGTCATTATGCATGAAAAACTTCTACTTGAACCCAtgaaagtaaaatgtatacctTCTTTAGTGACaatcaatcaaattaaaacaaagaaatagaGTGATTAGAAATTTAGATGATCAGGAAATTAGTTTACCATGGTGAGTATCAAATTGAGGCTTTCGTCGGCGTTCATTGTGGCCGGCAAGGCTCTTGCGACAACTTCGTTTATCATCATCAAATTCTGACAGCAAATGAAACCTGTACAATATAATTAGAGGCCATTATATTGCAAGTGCATGCagtcaataatattatattagtaaTAGTACTTGCCTTGAACTGATCACGTTGAAGAACATTAAATTCTGTCacgttaaaattaaaaataagtaactATGCAATTTCGTGTTGATTGTATAGTCCGTACCATTTTACTACTCAATGATGATTTGAATACATAGCAATTAGATCAAGCCACACCACACTTAGCTTagaattgaagttggatttcTAAAATAATGCGATCCTTCTTCTATGATTCTTATACATAATCAATACATAAATGATAAATGGTTAgaaggaaaatagaaaatcATATGAATTTATGATGAAAACATGGAGCTAGCTAGATTGATTAAcattaaacccaaaaaaataataataaattgtgcCAAGACTGGTTGTATCATTTTATATGCTCGGGGCATAGCAACAAAAATAAGCCcaacataaaattaatatatattttcataactaaAATGTAAATtacataaaggaaaaaaaaaaagattcgcaagtttttaacaattttaaatacacaataataatcatgGAAAAAATAATTCTAGATGGTTAATTAATAACTTCATCAATGTCtttcataaataaagaattaggttaacacttgtgtaagaccatTTCACGAATCCTTATCCGTGAGAATGGTCGGGCCGGTCGGGttgatatgaaaatataatgtaacatttatatacttaaaaaatgtaataccaataaggaataaaatgtttgttacttattggagaaaatataatacttttgatgaaaaatgtaaacattttaatgtaaaaatattacatttttcataaaaaaaatattacattttcctttataagtaatgCTATCAAGTGTTAGttacttaaaaaatataatacttttaaatcaaaaataaaaatgtaaaagtattatatttaaaaaaaaagttttataaataataaacactttatttctgattaatatatattacattttttgtataagtattacattttcatcttctcATGATGATAGATCCGTGAGACAacttcacacaagtttttacaaaaaaattataatttataaaaagaaataaacaatttaaaacaaaataaacttaAAGACAATCACGTTGTTAtcgtaataaattaattattaataaaaatttacaaaaccTAATGACTGTGACAATAAATCAAAACATTTCAAGGTGAATAGTACGTTTTTCTCAGTAATAAACTAAAAAGTGTGGTTGCAGATGGATGAGGATGAATATAATGGTGATCGATCTATATATGCTAATTAATTACCTGCTACATTGCTGGCAAAAACGCTGCTCAATGCCATCAACAATGACTTTTGTAGTCTTGGAGTGTTCATTACACACTCGATGCCTTCTGTAATAGTCTTTTGAGGAGCTCAAGTCCCTGAAACAACCATGAACTTGGCAGATAGGAGGGTGAGAATTGGAACTACTCAAATTCGTGATCCTCGCCCTTTTCACTACTGTTGCCGATGAAGTTTCTGCAGTAGCAGCAGCTTCTTCCATTGATGGCGACAAATCCCCCAATTTCTCTTTTGAATTTTGACCGCTCTTCACTTTATTGCAATCAACTGACCTCTTGTTCACCGGAATAGCCGCAGATTCGAAATTTGTAGTTTGGAGGGCTCCTTTAAACAAGGATTGATTATCGGTTTCTTCTGATCTCATCAAATTGAGCGATGATGTTTTCCAATTGTGATAGCGGGGAAGCCAATTGcaagctgctgctgctgcttcttCGACTTCCATGTCCGGTGCCGGAATCCGGCCAAAAACCGTTACAGGCGGCGGATGAGACGACGACGATAGCATCATTTCAGCCAAATCCTTGTCGCTACTTGAAACTCTTAAGCTTGGATCAACACATACAGGTGGTTGCGGCAAACCGAATTCCATGAACTCCGCCGCGCCTTCATGATTAGGGCTTTCGTCATGATCATgaatctgatgatgatgaggagaaAATAATGACTTTAAGTTCATCCTTTCATTCACAACAAGTCTTCCACTCCCTCCTGTCAAACTTTCTGCTGCGGCGGCTAATTCAAGACCACTGCTTCCTTCAAAAGCGTAGCTCATAAAATCcattctgatctgatctgatctcgCCAGAAAGCTCATTATGAGTTAATTAAACTTGAAACCATCAAAATTGAAACACAAACACATTCTATTTGTACAAATCAATGAATTTGAAATTTGGCGattattaaacatatatccatgcatgcatatatataaatatatatatatatatatatataagtttatgtatatacagtatatataccATCCAAATAAAGATCAGAGCAAAAGAGATTCGATTTTCTGGTTACCTGAGGAGAAAGACAGATCAGAGTTTTTTTTGAACGAATTGAAGGTTTTGAGTGATCTGAGGTCGAGGGTGAGTTGTGGAGTTTAAGTTTTTGtgaatgaaaaaataaagagGGAGCAAGTAAGCGTAAAGATGGAATTGCTGATATTTGGTGTGCCTAATCACGGCGGCTACTGCAGCTGCTATCAGTACGTGAAGACTGGTTGGTTTCTTGGAAAAGTGAAACTCATCAATATAATGCAACTCATACTTAAACCCTCAAACCCTTCATCTCCCTTTTTATACTATGGACGTACTACTATACAATTCTTCTCCTGCCCTATTTCCTTGATGTGATTATCATTAAATCTTTGGGATCAAATTTACCCTCCAATTCTTGCTCTATTTGATAGAACTTATtaaggagcttatagcttattttaagttactaataagCTATCCGTTTAGTAATGTCTCTAAAATAAGATAGTAGTttccttaacttttttttttccctatctttatccttattgttttaaataaataacttcCTTTACCCATCCCGATTAACAGCTAGCTTAATGTACAATTCAGTTTCTACTTTATagtttatagcttttcagctttcagctagaTTTGGCAAACATAGcctatatttttcttttcaaattacTATTATTGGATCATTTTCACATTTACGTACTCCCTGatgattattaatttttccACACTTGGTCTCATGATTTTTAAAACATTGCCACATTTGATCTTTCGATCTAATTTATGGTCACAGGTGACtaaattttttagttaaaaatgtcatgaaaaatgacaattttgtctTTCAAGATAAGTCATTTGACTATTATACACTCATGTTCATTAACACATAGATACAAATTTGGTCACCAGCCTGTAACCGAAAATTAGGTTGGAGGACAAACTGTGGCAAGGTTTTAAATATCGTGAGGCCAAATGTGACAAGATTTATAAACGTTGTGGATCAAATGCAGAAAAACTAATACTCCGATCCATAGTCGGGAGCTAAATGTGAAAAATAATCCAATAGTAAACACGCTATGAAATTTTGCATTTcaaaatttaagtttatttcACGTACTTCACCCAATTATAACTATATACCTACTCTCATTTTATTGTCCTTAATTTActttaaacaatataatacaatagtTCAAAATGCTCTAAgtctatatatagttttatatagtaaaatataGTTTTAAAGAATCCTTAGTCGCTAGCTATTAACATTATTAGTGTCAATTTTTATTGGATTATAAAATGATCTTAAACGagtttgtttaaattttaaaagttaagagtattttatatattttgaactaaaagtaaaacaaattaaagttaaagatcaaaagtgaaaatgtcattatactcaaataattaaaaatgaaataaaatgttaaaatatattacatttaattattatgtgaacTCTTTTAATTGATAACATCTTGTTTATTCATTCGTAGTATGGTGActaatttattggtaaaattTTGTAAaccattattaaatttataattataattgaatgattaaattcaTACTatggcataataataataataataataataataataataataataataataatgatggttgttgttattattaaattctgcataatatatttattttaagattttatgtagtacaattttttctaaatatttgcATAAATatgagttattttatttaaaattttgtaaaataatttgatgaaatgagattttttaaattcttttttaatatattaaattaatttatatattactataaGAGATTAATTGTATAAACGaattttttattgataaaagaacataatttttttagggTGATGTGAAAATATGAGCACTTTTGAATGTGGGGAGAAATTAAGATTGTATAGCAATATAGATGGGGTGCGAATTGTGATTAATTGACAAATTTTGTGATACAGCATTTTTAAAAGTGACAGTCAATTTCATGGCTGCTACAAGCCTAAGATAAATCAATTTGGGTGGGTACTATATGTATCAGTCGAGTAGCTAATATTAATGTACTTGTTATCCATGCAAGAATATACGGATTAATACTTTTGTTTAAGATCAATATGTTGATGTGAacaaaaccatatatatatatatatatatatatatatatagcggagGGTTCAAGCTGGTGAGATCACTTTCCTTataaaaagtatggatatatatattcaatcttGAGAAATCAAAAGCTTTGAtcttactattattttaaactttcaagtttacaataattataacatGAATCCCAttcttaaaagtttttaataattataaagt contains the following coding sequences:
- the LOC116003770 gene encoding squamosa promoter-binding-like protein 6 isoform X2, translated to MDFMSYAFEGSSGLELAAAAESLTGGSGRLVVNERMNLKSLFSPHHHQIHDHDESPNHEGAAEFMEFGLPQPPVCVDPSLRVSSSDKDLAEMMLSSSSHPPPVTVFGRIPAPDMEVEEAAAAACNWLPRYHNWKTSSLNLMRSEETDNQSLFKGALQTTNFESAAIPVNKRSVDCNKVKSGQNSKEKLGDLSPSMEEAAATAETSSATVVKRARITNLSSSNSHPPICQVHGCFRDLSSSKDYYRRHRVCNEHSKTTKVIVDGIEQRFCQQCSRFHLLSEFDDDKRSCRKSLAGHNERRRKPQFDTHHGPRFFDMTTLQTEQFFLPELLPVNYFCQELENTSSIRSTKTDEKHISFSKLGAPKKSKTHEIPANILASDWDLGLCSGVLEMEGRRSGYDAVDGTMMSVYYEGEMDENSESAENGPTIDLEQLSTHLQRVEHQRNLSAQTKQLESNNLFYCFTSG
- the LOC116003770 gene encoding squamosa promoter-binding-like protein 6 isoform X1; the encoded protein is MDFMSYAFEGSSGLELAAAAESLTGGSGRLVVNERMNLKSLFSPHHHQIHDHDESPNHEGAAEFMEFGLPQPPVCVDPSLRVSSSDKDLAEMMLSSSSHPPPVTVFGRIPAPDMEVEEAAAAACNWLPRYHNWKTSSLNLMRSEETDNQSLFKGALQTTNFESAAIPVNKRSVDCNKVKSGQNSKEKLGDLSPSMEEAAATAETSSATVVKRARITNLSSSNSHPPICQVHGCFRDLSSSKDYYRRHRVCNEHSKTTKVIVDGIEQRFCQQCSRFHLLSEFDDDKRSCRKSLAGHNERRRKPQFDTHHGPRFFDMTTLQTEQFFLPELLPVNYFCQELENTSSIRSTKTDEKHISFSKLGAPKKSKTHGTQKPDYLIQEFPTGENPSSCAHSLLSSHPEIPANILASDWDLGLCSGVLEMEGRRSGYDAVDGTMMSVYYEGEMDENSESAENGPTIDLEQLSTHLQRVEHQRNLSAQTKQLESNNLFYCFTSG